The Quercus lobata isolate SW786 chromosome 4, ValleyOak3.0 Primary Assembly, whole genome shotgun sequence genome segment GTTCTTCCTCTTTGACCATTTTTTATGTTCTCAATAATTATGTAATACTGAAATGGTTActttaatttaactaaaatttttctcaaatttgaaacacatacacaaaccaaaattcaatgaTACATATAATTATTGAAGTATATAGGTTATGGTTAAAAAATGCAGGGAAATGTTTGTTTTATTAACCTCTTCAATTAGGCGTCACATTATTTGTTCCACAGACTGACACAATGACAAAAGCCAAACTCTTATCTAACCCATATGCACAAAAAATATAAGGTAAATATTCGATTTTCcttgatatatattttctagGGATTTTTGTCAACTTACTTGGTACATCTGCGGTACATGATAAGAGGTATAAGTTAAGGGCGTATTTGCCTTCGTCTGTAAGTGGGATTGTAGATGTCTTCGATTTTGCCCTTCTATCAACCTTAATCGAAACCAATAACCCAAATAATCAAGGGTGTTACTGGATGAGCGGATAACAGACCAAACAAATCGGTTCATATATCAATTATCAATAACACAcccaaaatgataaaaatgtaAATAGATTAAAATGTTAGATTGCAAAAGAACTTAACTGTTTATTTTCAATTCAGTCAAAGAattagacaaacaaacaaaaagagaagaaagatataaCAACCGTTTCCAAAGTTTTCAAGGGCTTTAGCTAAGTCCTCATACTTATACTCCATCTCCACCTTTGcaatatcttttaaattaaagCATGGACACaataaaaaagagtgaaaaagatcatgatttattgtaaaaattcaaaaatttgggaatttagATTCAGATTATGTAATAAGAATAAAACAGTAAGGTCTTTTATCTTAAAGGTGCTGTCTAACACAGAATAGATTGGATTGCTGagttgttttttctctctttcccacTAACAAAAGTAAAGTATTGTTTATGAGAAAAGTTTGAGTTGAAGCCAAGAGAAGAATATTTATAGATACAAAATATTATGGGCAATTCGTATTGCAGTGGAAGAGAATGTACTTGTCAAGGTCTCTGTTTCAACACCTCTATAAAAAACATCCATTGGGTTTGAAGTTGACCCTTGGGAGCCTGACCAAACTCTGCAGTATTAATTAAAGTCTTATTATAATTCTAAATCTTCAGGCAATCATTATTACttatacaatatcaattaatCCAATACAGCAACTATCTTGAAGTATCTGTGCTTCCTATTTTGAAGTATCTTTGAAACctattatttgaattatttttcagTGCAAGAGCAAGAgtttgaaaaaagaataaaaaatattatattatggaATGGTAAAAGTTAAATGTAGAAAGATGGATAGGACTGACAAATCTTTCCCATATAAATAAGACATGGGCAAATACACCATTCGGCAATGACACCACATCCTTcctattaacaaaaaaagatggaaaatcATAACCAAGAAATTAAAGACAAAGCCATGCTACTGCAATTAGCAACCCCCTCAGTTGATATGAAAGAGAGAGCAAGAATTTGATTGAATTTGCTAAAATATGAAAGAGAGAGCAATGCagccaataattgaaattagcaAACTCCACTGCCGGTtccaaacccatcaatctaTGCTAATCATTCAAAAGAAACTCTCCCAAACGTAACCCTAAATAATActtaacaaccaaaaacaatagaacaaaattaaaaacttattggtAATGTTTTCGGAGAAGTTCTGGTCTGATTATAAAGTCCCTCagatttttctctccctctctgactctctctgcCCCTTATTAAGGCTCTCAatgaacaataataatataaggctcttttggttttttaaaaaaaccacaaatttactCCAAATAAAGAGAATAGGTAAGGGggaaaacctaaaataaaaataaaaatatcactAACCATTCTTTAAAATGCCAAGAAACGAAGCCCATGTAGAATTTGATCTTCTATAGAGTTTCCCTAGGTTCAACAAAGCCAACATCGAATTTGATAGCAAACCCTGATCTtagaaaatttataaacaaattagAATCTTTACTTTGATTGTTACTCATCTGACATTGAAAGTTGCGAGAGACTTGGAGGGTGGCAATCCGTGGAGGCGGCAATCGTGGCGGCGGCAGTGACTGTGGgagaatttgagttttgggttttgattttggaggAAGGTAAGGGTgagttttaggtttaggggaagGAGATGTTAGTGAGTGAGAAGAGGAGAGAAGTTTTcgttttttggttttaaagagGCTGTAATGTGTATTTGGTGGGGGCAgaaattagatttatttttaaattaaatttaaaaataaaaaaaattaaatgctgacatggaaaattgtgaaagtttcaaaagtttcgattttatatatatatagattattttgttttttattaacgCTATTTGCTTaccaaaaaaagtttttatgaatttaagCTTCTCTTGAAAtggtgctctttttttttttttttttttcttttttaaaatatactcTTCAAATGATACTTAACTTGGTTTGCAACAAGCTTTTATACAACTTGTAAAGAAATTGGACTCATTTTAATAACCAACATAGAGATAATCACAGCACTAATTCTTCAAAATCTTAAAAACAATTTAGAATTACTATTCTCATTAGCAAACTTTAAGTCAATAATAAAGGCAGTAAATTGTGCAtttcaaatttacaaaaattgttGAATTAAACAAATATCACAAAGTCATATATCATGCCTCCCTATGTTTTGTCAAGCAGATGCTAGAAGATCATTGCAACCATTCAAGCATCCAAGACATCTTAGAAGTTCGGTCATCAAAACCACAAAGAAGTTGAAAGTTACAAAGCACTTAGACATTGATCCAATGTTGGATTCATCAAATGTCCAACCCTACAGTTTGAGTTCACCATTTTCTTTACCACCATTTGAGTCACTAGGTCCAATGCCCTTGCCTGAAAACACACCTCCATTTTGCACTTATCCACCTAATACCCCACAACCTCCCAGTACATCCATTCCAACCCCCATAGTTCCATCACCAATTTACTATCTCCCACCTGTTCTTCCAGCCCTAAGCCCACCTCTAAGCCCAACCGGCATGTTAGCCGGCCCACCCACAACAAATCCCCCAGAAATTCTTCCAAGCCCACCTACCAGAAATCCACCAGAAATTTTTCCAATCCCACCAAGTAGTGTACAAAGTCCCACTACCTATGTTCCAAGCCCACTAAAGCCCATATTAAGCCCACCTTATATTAAGCCCAGCCCGCCAGGCTATGTCCCAGGCACACCTACATATACACCAGCCCCCACTGTATTTGTTCCAAGCCCACCATTGTTTCAACCACCAGTGGTGTACCCACCACCAACAgtgccaccaccaccaaataCTCCTCCAAACAGAGCCCTTTGGTGTGTGGCTAAGCCATCAGTGCCTAACCCAATTATTCAAGAAGCCATGGACTATGCTTGTTGGTCTGGAGCTGATTGCTATTCAATTCAGCCTGATGGTTCTTGCTTTCAGCCCAACACTTTGTTTGCACATGCTTCATATGCTTTCAATAGCTTCTGGTAGAAGACCAAAGTGGCTGGTGGCACGTGCGAGTTTGGAGGCTCAGCCATTCTAGTCACTGTTGATCCAAGTGAGTCACCCCTCTAATTTTCATCAGTTcttaatttaatcttttaatttttttatttttttaaaaaaaaaaaattaatccttTGAACTCTaatatgttttcaatttattcatTTAGTCTAAGTTTGTTCAATCTTGTTattagttttagtatttttcactTTCTAAAACGATATTGTAAACTTAACAGTTAACATTATGAATTGAACAAAAGTAGATGAAATGACTATATTAGAAATGAATGGAAGTTAAAACgacctaaattttttatttttacaaaaaaagtGTAGGACtgaatttaaaatgttttaaatttgaaaattgtaatttgcaatttacccacgattgtattTTAACTCATAATCTTTGATAAAGTACAAAGTCTAGTTGAAACAATTTTGCTTGGGATTTTTGTtcactgtttttgttttttttttttggtcaaaaggGCAAAACATGTACATTTTGTTTCCATATGCTATTGTATTTTACTaatcctacttttttttttttttttttttttttttaatgtgtggtCACAGGCTATGTGGGTGCCACTTTGAGTACTATTAGCTTGAAGATGCAAGATCCACTTTTGAAAACTAGAAGACAGATTTGGCCCTCTTTTTTCTCAAGCTCTCtcccatatatatttttaaataatcaatatatGTTATAGACTTACAGTGAATTCAACATGAATTTTGTAAGTAATATTTATAGATTTTGATAGGTGGTCCCTTGTTAGTTTAGGGTTTTAAGATTTTTGGTTTCAGGTTCTTgtcttgaaaattttctttttgtacatgGGATCTACCTTTAAGCTTTAATCTCTTTGCATGAGATGTATAAAGTGCATGCATTGCAGTATTCTGATcatatgaaattaataaaatttggatgatgaataaacaaaatatatatgtgtgtgcgaGTGTGTGTGTTGGTGCAgcacaataaaaatataagggagaaacaaaattaaaatattacaagtttttttcTTGAGTAGTCTCAATACCATTAGACTGAGGTGAGGTTTTCACTCTTTTTAAGAAGATTTAAGTCCTCTAAGTTGGCAAAGCCCAAGATTGGGGCAACAGACATTTTCTAATTTGCCCCATCCATCTCATCCCTTTACTTAACCCcactctccccccccccccccccccccccccacaaaaaatgCACGTATGTGACCAAATTCATTTGAGGCATATTAAACACCAcgcttataaataaataaataaggagtctctttttttttttttttgttttttttttttttttttccttttcaggaACATGACTCTTTCTTTTAACATTGTGAAATTCTACATATTTTTTGAGTTAGGCTtagtttggattgggctgaaaaCCAGCGCGTTTGCGTTTGCGTCTgcatttttccctcttttttattttttttcacgtGTTTTTGAGACTTGCGGCTACTGTTTATGCATTGTTCAataaacagtagccgcaaagtttgacttttctaatttttttcagccaatcagtgcacatcgcgtactgtttatggacccacaaatttcacttttcagcaactttttcattaaaaatgggtcccacagtactattcacacatttaaaaattattttgctacagtgtttttcagttttaagtttcagttttcaaccatatccaaacggacccttagtttAAAAACCCTAATACCTAAACCCCACCCCCAAGGCTTAAACTAGTGAGTCAATGGAAAAACCCCAAGCCCTCATGGCAAGGGGAGGTACAACTTTGCCAAACATGGGCAAGAACTCCTAATAGTCTAGCACTAACTTAAGGATAGAACTATTCTTGGACCTTGGAGGGCAATTCCCCTCCCCCTACCCTCCTCCCAACACTAGTGTGTGTGTTTAGAAatttagttcaataaaattatacttggcctccccttaacaatattattaatcattttaaaggccataaaaaattttatagatataaaccctaaaacaaaattaaaaagcccAATATCAAAAATTATCGATtgcaaagctaaaaaaataaattagttcaatcaaccaattttacctcaaaaaaaaaaaaatgctcttttaaaaattaaaaaaaaatacatatttgctCTTACTCAATAACATACGCAATCAACATAGATGCACACCGAGTTTTCTTTCCATAAATAATTACATTGTAATGTATTatgaaacaatgattttgtgtttgtgtcttTGTTGACAATTAGTGAATGCTAAAGCTAAATAGATGCTTATTTAGAAtttcataatgatttttttttttatgcttcaACCCCCTAACTCCAAGCCCAGTCCCCACACTAACTCCTCATCTACCACATTATTTCTCATATCtttacatttaatttttctaacttattattcataaaaatattagagTTAATCGTTTATTATAGCTATGTGGGTTCCAactagttcaactggtaaagtctctgatggttgaataagagatctaaggtTTAATCTccacctacactaaaaactgattggtgtcttggtctgatgataaagaattatcatCAGAAGCGGATGCCAGAGGT includes the following:
- the LOC115986194 gene encoding extensin-like — translated: MFCQADARRSLQPFKHPRHLRSSVIKTTKKLKVTKHLDIDPMLDSSNVQPYSLSSPFSLPPFESLGPMPLPENTPPFCTYPPNTPQPPSTSIPTPIVPSPIYYLPPVLPALSPPLSPTGMLAGPPTTNPPEILPSPPTRNPPEIFPIPPSSVQSPTTYVPSPLKPILSPPYIKPSPPGYVPGTPTYTPAPTVFVPSPPLFQPPVVYPPPTVPPPPNTPPNRALWCVAKPSVPNPIIQEAMDYACWSGADCYSIQPDGSCFQPNTLFAHASYAFNSFW